In Labilibaculum sp. DW002, the genomic window CTTTTGGCACATAAACATTCCCATCTATTGCCAAAAACCATATTCCCTCTTCAGGTTCGACCAAATAGCTTACATCCGGAACAGTTGATTGCAATGGCTCTATTTTGTATTGTCTGTTTTCAAAAAGTGCTGCCTTCTTAGCTTCTGGAAAATTATAATCGCCGTAAGAGTAATTAGAAAATGGCGTTTCCCAGTACAGATCAGTTTTATCAGGAGTAAAGCCAAAATTTTTCAACAGATTCATTATTTCTTCGTATCCCATTTTACGGATATCCTTACTTACAACTGTTGGTAGGCCTTCTTTTGATTTCGGAGTATACAATCCGTCTCGACTCATAATTGCCTGAGACTTTCCGCCTTTCCCAAGGAAATCTTTCTTTCCAGCATCCATTGTAAAAGGTCGTACCGGATCATGGTTTCCAGTGGTCAGAATAAACCGAAATCCATATTTTTCTTTATAGTCTTCCAGTATCTTTTTTAAACCTCTAACATTCATAGGCTGACCATCATCACTAAAATCGCCTGGCATCACAACATACTTTATTCCCCTCTTGGCGACATCATCCAGAGCCGCAAGAAAAGCAAAGTAGTTTTCGTTATAAATTCGAGTTGATTTTAATTGTGATTGCATGCTACGAGCAAGTACGTATTTTCCATTGGTCGGATTCAATAAGCCTTTGTAATCACTATCGCTTAATTCACCATAGATATCCTGCAAATGAACATCGGCCATAAAGGCAACCTGCACCGGAGATTCAAGAGTGTTTTCTGATTGTTGGCAAGAATTAAATCCCACCAATACAATCAAAATAAATATGATCTGTTTCAATTTCTTCATTTCATCCAATTACAATTTAGATTCTTTAGGAAAAGCATAAGAGTTTTTCCAACCTCCCAAATCAATTAAAATTTGATCGATCATAACTCCTGGATCAAGCATCCAAACTTTCAAAGTATGCTTACCAGCCTTATTTACAACTTGCTTTACGGATTGGATACTTGCATTTCGCAATACATTTTGCATCCAATCATCACTTCTTCCAAAGGTTTGAAAATCTACTATCACTGGTTTGGTATCGTCAATTGCAATTGCACAACGAACACCTTTCCCATTGTTTACAGCATGTGCTGGAACAGCTTGCAAAAACACATCTGCAGAACCAAAATTAAAAGTATAAAATTCGTATTCAACAGCAGGGCTATTTGTAAGAATTGCTTTCTCATCCATCTGAATAGCTGCTGTTCTCGGTAAGGCTGCAATTACATTTCCACTATACCCTAAACCTTCGATCGTTTCCCATTTGGCTTGCTTTCCATCGGTCTTCCCAGTGAAATTCTCTGCATTAATTGAAATAAACCCTTTGTCTTCAACAAATCCTTTCCAATTTTCCAGCTCCTTAAATTTAGGATTAAATACTGATACTCCAATGGTAATTGTCGTGTCAACAGTAACAAAATCGATAGCTGAATTTACTTTATAACTCGGTGGAATCAATTGGTAATCGTGTCCTAATGGAGCTTCCTTTTTATTATCGCCTTTCGGTACTTTATTCCAATCGATACTAACCCATAAACGCTGTTCCTGATTAGAATTGTTCACACTTCCCGATTCTTGGGAGATATTAATCCAGTCTGCTTTGGCTTCGGCCTTCCATTCCACATCGCCTTTTCCTTTTAAAAATACATCAACAAAATATTCACTTTTTGTGTACGCATTAAAAACAGGAAGAACATCGGCATAAGAATTTATCACCTCATGATTCAATTCCATCTCGTAACTCTCCAAAGCCAATCCAAGTTCTGCTTGTGAGTCGCCCATCGGCACTGAAACTGATGGTTTTGAGAATACCGGCAAATGACGAGGTGACATGCTCATTATGTGATTCCACTTTCCATTTTGCAAGTCGTTGTTAAAGTATGCGGTTTCCTTTTGAATGCTTTTGAAAGCTTCAATGGACTTTTTCCCAAACAACTCAGCACTACTTCTGCCCTGATTTGCTGCAAACTGGTTTTTATAAGAATACAACCACTTATGATTCAAGTTTGCAGCCCCATTTACAGGGTAAGAGACCAATTCATAGTATGCGTCTTTTCTATTATATGTAATATTTTTACCAATCCTCTTGGTTTCATTTATCAACTTCTGATACTCCTCTATTCTTTGTCCAACTTCATCACCATAATGAATTTGAGTAAGCTCTGTTTCGCCCTCTTTTGTGACAGGCTCTACCTGGCTCCACGCCATAAATTCCGGTCTGCGCTGAAAAGCCAATCGGTAGTATTCATACATCAAATCTGTAATTGCTGAAGAATTTTTTGCACCAAACTCTCTGGCTGCCCAATTTTCCATATGAGATTTAACACCTGCACTTTTATCGAAAGAGCTCATATCCCAAGCCATATCTAAAAACAACTCAATATTGTATTCATGAGGTTTGATATCGCCACAATTCAAAACCCAAACATCGCGAGCTTGAAATTCATAAGCCTTATTCATCTCTTCCCACATTAGAACAGGATTAGTCGAATTCAACCATAAATAATCGTGAGGTCTTCCCCAATAGGAGGTATGATAGTAAACACCAGCTCCTCCAGATCGTTTTTGCTCTTCAGGATTACTCAACTGGCGTATGTATCCGTAATTGTCATCAGTCCAAACCAAGCTAATATCTTCGGGTACGTGCATGTCTTTTTGGTAATAGGTCAATACCTCTTTGTAAGGGATAAATATTTGAGGCAGTTCGTTGGCTTTTTTTCCTGTCTTGTTTTGCAAAATCTCTCTTTGATCTAAAACCACATTCTCTAACAATTTCACTTGTGCATCTGAATCATCTTCACCCACAATCATTGGAGAATCGTGCTCTCCGCGCATTCCCATTGTGTAAATACTTTCAAACTTGGAAACTTCCTTAGTTCTTTTGCTAAAAAGATCTTTAATTGTTTCTGAGTTGTTGTCGTAACGCCACTCACCCATTGTTTTGCTATCCCATTCTGCATTGATATTACACAACATTGGTTCACAATGAGATGTGCCTACTACAATTGCATAATCATCGGCAACCTGTTTGTTTTCAGGATAATAATAGAATGGTTTTGTGCAAGAGTGCATGGCTGGCCAAATGGTATTCGCACGCAAACGCAACAACAGCTCAAATACTTTTGCATAGGTCTTAGGTCCGATATCACCAGTCTCAGGCTCATAATTCAAAGCCGCCCAACGCTGCAATCCCCAATCTTCATCGTTTAAAAATATTCCACGGTATTTTACCGATGGCGAACCATATTTATTATTTTCAATTCTAAGTAACAGTTCTTGCTTCTTATCAGGAGTTACATCGGCCCACCATTCCCATGGCGACACACCAATCATTCGTGAAATCTCTAACAAACCAAAAGCTGTACCTCTTCGGTCAGATCCAACGATCACCAATGCATTCTTTACATCCTTACTTAAATTTGCTACAACTTGAATCGTATAGGATTCCCAATTGTTCTGTATTGCAGAAACATCAAGCTTCTTTTCTGTAATCAATCTGTCAATAATTTTATTCTTACCAATGGTTCCGGCAATAATTGCCCCATTGGCTAATTTGTGTTCTATTGTAAGTTTGGTTCCGCTGACTTTAAATACATCTTCGGATAATATTTCAGCAGCGATCTCAACCACCTTGGCATCTTTCTTATCTATGATGATTTTTGCCGTTTGCTTCTCTGACACCAGTTCAAAACTTTTGTTTTGTGCATTAAGCCCCGATGTGAAAAACAGCAATAACATACTGACAATTACGAATCTCATCTTATTTTGTATCATGGTTTACTAATTTTATTCTTTCGTAGCTGTTATTCTCAAAGCTGATTTTAAAATCAGACTTGTATAAGTTTGTAGGGATATAATAATCGGTTGAGATTACCTGAGCTCCCGATTCTTTTGCTTTTTCAAATTTGGTATAGTCCTTGGTTCTGGATTCTTTAGTTCCTGCATCGGCTCTGGTTCTCACTAGATATCCTTTTTCAACCAATTCTTTGATGTGGTTAAAATCTCTAATTGGATTATTGATAATTCGAAAAGCAGCTTCTGGGTTTCCTTCGGGACTATTTACAAACAGTACCCTTCCTTTTAAGCTAGGATGGCCTTCCAGATAACTGCTAATTTTCTCTTCTTTCTCGTCCAGCACAAAAAGAAATCGACCTTTTAACTCCTCCAAACGAGGCCATCCATTGGTTAGAATGGCAGTTTCTAAATTTTCAAAATTACCACGAACCAAATCGGGTGTAATTAATTGTTCGTTGGAAAATACCGAACGAATTTCCATATCCAAACTATCCAAAGCTTCCTTGGTAAAAGGGAGCGGATCAAGTGTTCCTTCAACTTTTTGATCCTTGGTATTCATCAAAACAAAAACCGGCGTATGATTCGGATTTTGATTCGACCATTGCTTCATCATATTCAAACCATCTTTAAATAGCAAATGATGACTTCTAAAATCAATATCTTGAATGTGAAACATTTTCAAGCCGGATTCGGCTAATTTTTGTTCTGCATCATATTCTTTAGGTTCAAAACCTGATTCCCTGATCAGCTCTAATCCTTTTGGATTTAAAAAATGTCCTCCTTGAGGATCATAAAACACATCTAACTCCACATTTCGCAAGCCTAATTCCAATTGCTTTTTAATTGAAATATGACCGTATTGTAAGGAAGTTGCTTTTGTAGAATCCATTTGATAAATGTAATCCCAAAGTGCTTTTTCAATTGGAATTTTATATGAATTGTGACTACCAATAACCTGTATCTCATTCAAACGGATTTCCGTTTTATTGCAAGCGGATACGGTTAGTAAAATACCTAATGCTAATAATATTCGATTCTTCATTCTAAAATTCTTGCTTGTTTCTTAAGCTGTGAAATTACGAACTAAGGACTAAAAGCAGATGAACAAATCAATCACAGATATGGACATATTATTCACGATTCATTTATATGCATCTGTTTAGAATGAGATATTCACACAAAAAAATATGCCCAATTTTTTCGAATAGTAATGTACTATTATTTTCTACTCTGAATATATTTATCAGCGAATCGTTTCCCTAATATTCGTTGACTTTGAGAATCAAAATGAAGACTATCTCCTCGATTAATAAGGTCGGCTGTGGGAATCAATTCTGCATGGATATCTTTTGAGACATAGTCCTCAATTTCCTTATTTATTTGCAACCATTTGCTTTTATTTTTCGAGTAGCTTCCCAATTCTCCGATCAATACAGGCAAAGATTTGTTTCCTGCAAAGCTTCGGAATTTGCTCACTAATTTCATGAGTCTCTCTTCATATTTTGGAATGCAGCGTTCATTTGCATCACTTTCTCCCTGATGCCACAAAATCCCCTTCAATTTGCCGTATTTTTTTGCCAAATTCATCTTCTCCTTAAAATTGGAGAGTAGTTGCACCTCGCGATGAATGGAATCCCCCAACCATTGACTGATAGAACTTCCTCCTACAGCGGTTGGAATCAAAAGAATAGAAACATTTTCAGGTACTTGATTGAGTAACTGATTTGCAAATGAAACCCCACAATCTAAACCCTTCATTGTCGGTTCATAAAAGTTCAGCGGCTCTTTGGCCAGAATAACTTCATTACTTTTATTAATCGTTAGAATTCTTTCAGAAGTAATGGTATCCTGGGGCTCAACAAATCCTCGTCCAGCCATATTAGATTGTCCCGCCATCATAAAAACCCAAACGTCCTTCTTTTTAGGCATTTTCTTCGGATAGACTGTTGATTTCGGAAAATTCATAACCCGTTGGTGCTTTTCGAACTTCCTGCTGTTTACCATTTGACTTAACCATTTTTCGGCAAGTGCAGGCCAGGTTTCTGCTGCTGGATTTCCTTTTCGCAATCCATATCCATGTCCTCCAGTGCCTAGCAGGTGCAATTCAACAGGTATCTTTTTATCCCGCAGAGCTGCAGTCATTACCAAAGAGCTATTTCCATATTTATCATCAGCTGTTCCGAAAATAAAGAAGGGTGGCGTGTACTTGCTAATGGTCAATTCTGGCGTAAGACTTCTCTTTTCTCCTTTATCGAGATAAGCTGGATAAATGAGCATGGAAAAATTTGGACGGCAGGAAAACTCATCCATAGCATCTATTTTTGCATAAGAATCGAGCTTAAACTGAGTGGAAGTTCGAGCACACAGACTTGCTCCGGCAGAAAAACCAATCATTCCTATTCTTTCAGGATGCAAATTATATTCATAAGCTTTACTTCGAACCAAACGAACAGCTCTTTGAGCATCATTTAAGGCTCCTTTTTGCTTATTAGGAATGCGATATTGCAATACAAAAGCCGTATATCCAAGCGAATTAAGCCATTCTGCAATTTCATAACCTTCCTTATCTACGGCCAAAATATTGTATCCGCCACCCGGGCAAACAATAATACCAACACCCGAGGAATTCGGTTTTGCCGGTTCAAAAACCACTAAGGAAGGATTGGTAACCTCGGCCAGACGAATTACATTGCCACTGGAATTTCCAGACACGATTGCGGACCGCTTTGCTTTGAGTTCACCGGGAACTTTATCTGGCCATAAGTAAAGTGTGTCTCTTGTTTGAGCATGACCTGCCAAGGCGAGAAAAAGAGCCAATATTGAAAAGGTAAATTTCATGCGTTTATCAGTTTATTTGTTAGTTTAAATATACGGATTGAGCAGGAAAATTCGCTTTTTCAGCTCATCTTCCTGCTCATTATCATTTGGAAACAGTAATTCTTTTACTGCTGAATTTGCAAGGTATTTATCCCTTCGTTCAGCTTCACTATTTTTTTATTTTTAATAATACAATTGTTCAACAAAACTTTAATCTTACTGTTCGGCAAAACGAATTCCCCATTCATGCCTTTGGGCAGCTTAATTTCGTAGATCTGCTCGTTCTTATCCGATACAATGTACTTGGCCTCGATACTACCTTTTAGGGTAGGAACTTTTATTTCTGAAAATTGAAGATTCGTCAATTGAGGTTTAATTTGCACACTAGCAAAACCTGGTGTTTTAGGTGTAACTCCCCACATCTGACGAGTAATAACATTTAATGGAGCAGTTCCCCAAGCATGATTCCAATCTGAATTGGGTTTGTATTTCATATCCCATGCTTCCAAAGCCATGGTCGAACCAATTTCAATCATGTTCCACCAAGTACGGTCGTGTGTCGTATCAGTGATTAGTTTCAAAGCATATTCCGATTCGTTGGCTTTATATAAAGCATCCAACAGATACTGAGCTCCATAAACACTACAAGCCATTCCTCTTGTTTTGATGAACTCACTAACCGACTTCTTATTTTTTTCCGGTACTAGATCAAAGGCAAGTGGAAACATATTGGCATGCAATGAAGCATGATTGGTACCTTCTCCATCGATATAAATCCCTCTCGATTTATCGAATAACTTGTTATTGATGACCTTTTTAAGCTTCTTCGATTTTTTCTTAAAGAAAGTAGCATCCTTAGTTTTACCAAGGCAGTCAGCAATTTCCGACATCAAAAATAGATTGTAATAGTAAAACGAATTGACCACCGTATTAATTGCCACCATTTCGTAACCATCACGTTCACCTTCTTTTTTTGCAAGCTTCCATCCTGTATCCTTTTGTCCTGCAGGCCAGTCAACAATATCCCTTACCCTCGTATTCGCTTTTTTAAATCCTAATTCCAATTTAAATTCACCATCTAACTTAGCTGATTTTGAACTGATCAATCCATCCTCACGCTCCAAATCCATTAAGGTTCTTATTTTTAGAACGTCATAATATTTCTCAAGCATCTCTTTATCACCGGTGTACATATAATCCTGATAGTACAGTAAAACGGTATGCAAAAGCCATTCTGTTGGCCAGGTAGGATGCTCAACAAAATATTCGTTGGTTCTGCGAGCAATCGAATAAACATTATCTACGGCATAATGACTTAGCTGATTGATATAGGCGTCAGCTTCGTAAGGAATACGTTCCCGGTCTCCATCCACATAGTAACCTGCAAAACTTGTTGCTTTTATGGTGTGCTTGCATAAATCCCAAACTGCATTCAAAACTGTATCCGAAGAGGTAAACGTTCCTGCTTCATCATTAAATTGATAATAATATCCTTTTTGCCAGATTTCTAATTCTTCAATCGGAATCTTTAGATTCTCTATTTCACAATACCTGAACGGCATGATCACTCCGAAAGATTCCGGAAGGTGAATCGCACCAGGTTTTGTATTTCTCTTATCAGCAAGCAAATTAACAACCATATTTTGATTGGCATTAACTTGATCAAGCTTCACTTGTTGATAACGAATTGTTCCGCCAGGATTTCTATCAATCTGATTTATTTCAGTTAATTTCTCACCCAAACGAACAATCAAACTATCCTTCTGTAGCTGTTTGGAATGTAAAACTACCGTTCCAAAATAGGCTTTTCCAAAATCAATAAAATAATGACCGTCGGCTAGCTTTACTATTCTTTCTGCTTTGTTCAGTACCGTTTCAAAATCATTTTCAGTTGGTACCTTAGTGATTTGAGCTTGTCCTAAAGTACACAAGGTCAAAAACAGACATGACAACAGATATAATTTACTATTTGATGATATATTCATGCTTCTACTTCTCTATTTATTTCACCTTACAAGTTTTCTTTAATCGGATATCACTTGATGATGCACCGATCATAAACTCAAAAGCTCCTTTCTCAAAATGCCATTCATTACACTTTTCATCCCAAAACATTAATTGTTGAATTGGGACCTCAAAGCTTATACTTTTCGATTCGCCAATTGCCAAAGAAGTTCTTTTAAAACCAACCAGTTGTTTTAATGGTCTTTGTACCGAAGACTTCACATCTTTCACATACAATTGAACCACCTCATCCCCCTCGTAGTCTCCTGTATTTTTGACCGTTGCAGAAATCGTAATGCTTTCCTGATTTTTAGCAATTTTCATATCGCTATAAGCGAAAGAAGTGTAGCTTAAACCGTATCCAAAAGAATAAAGTGCTTCTCCTTCAAAATATTGATAAGTTCTGCCTTTGGTAACTTCGTAATCGTTCATTGGCGGAAGATCTTTCTCCGATTTATAGAAGGTAAAAGGCAAACGTCCTGCAGGATTGTAATCACCAAAAAGCACATCGGCGATGGCAGTACCACCACTTTCACCAGGATACCATGCATCCACGATTGCAGGAACGGTTGCATCCATCCAATTAATGGCTAAGGAACTACCCGCGACCAAGACCACAATCATATTTTTATTTTCCTTGTAGATATCTTTTAAATAGTTGACCTGATCTTCAGGAAGTCCTAATTCAACTCTATCTTTTCCTTCTTTTTCGATGGTTTTATTGATTCCCATTACGGCAATCACATAATCACTGCTTCGAGCCGCGAGCCTATCTTCTTCGTATAAATCGCCACCATCGGCATTCGGCACTTTCCAAAGCAATTGACAAATTGCATCGCCACCAT contains:
- a CDS encoding glycosyl hydrolase 115 family protein; translated protein: MIQNKMRFVIVSMLLLFFTSGLNAQNKSFELVSEKQTAKIIIDKKDAKVVEIAAEILSEDVFKVSGTKLTIEHKLANGAIIAGTIGKNKIIDRLITEKKLDVSAIQNNWESYTIQVVANLSKDVKNALVIVGSDRRGTAFGLLEISRMIGVSPWEWWADVTPDKKQELLLRIENNKYGSPSVKYRGIFLNDEDWGLQRWAALNYEPETGDIGPKTYAKVFELLLRLRANTIWPAMHSCTKPFYYYPENKQVADDYAIVVGTSHCEPMLCNINAEWDSKTMGEWRYDNNSETIKDLFSKRTKEVSKFESIYTMGMRGEHDSPMIVGEDDSDAQVKLLENVVLDQREILQNKTGKKANELPQIFIPYKEVLTYYQKDMHVPEDISLVWTDDNYGYIRQLSNPEEQKRSGGAGVYYHTSYWGRPHDYLWLNSTNPVLMWEEMNKAYEFQARDVWVLNCGDIKPHEYNIELFLDMAWDMSSFDKSAGVKSHMENWAAREFGAKNSSAITDLMYEYYRLAFQRRPEFMAWSQVEPVTKEGETELTQIHYGDEVGQRIEEYQKLINETKRIGKNITYNRKDAYYELVSYPVNGAANLNHKWLYSYKNQFAANQGRSSAELFGKKSIEAFKSIQKETAYFNNDLQNGKWNHIMSMSPRHLPVFSKPSVSVPMGDSQAELGLALESYEMELNHEVINSYADVLPVFNAYTKSEYFVDVFLKGKGDVEWKAEAKADWINISQESGSVNNSNQEQRLWVSIDWNKVPKGDNKKEAPLGHDYQLIPPSYKVNSAIDFVTVDTTITIGVSVFNPKFKELENWKGFVEDKGFISINAENFTGKTDGKQAKWETIEGLGYSGNVIAALPRTAAIQMDEKAILTNSPAVEYEFYTFNFGSADVFLQAVPAHAVNNGKGVRCAIAIDDTKPVIVDFQTFGRSDDWMQNVLRNASIQSVKQVVNKAGKHTLKVWMLDPGVMIDQILIDLGGWKNSYAFPKESKL
- a CDS encoding phosphatidylinositol-specific phospholipase C1-like protein; its protein translation is MKNRILLALGILLTVSACNKTEIRLNEIQVIGSHNSYKIPIEKALWDYIYQMDSTKATSLQYGHISIKKQLELGLRNVELDVFYDPQGGHFLNPKGLELIRESGFEPKEYDAEQKLAESGLKMFHIQDIDFRSHHLLFKDGLNMMKQWSNQNPNHTPVFVLMNTKDQKVEGTLDPLPFTKEALDSLDMEIRSVFSNEQLITPDLVRGNFENLETAILTNGWPRLEELKGRFLFVLDEKEEKISSYLEGHPSLKGRVLFVNSPEGNPEAAFRIINNPIRDFNHIKELVEKGYLVRTRADAGTKESRTKDYTKFEKAKESGAQVISTDYYIPTNLYKSDFKISFENNSYERIKLVNHDTK
- a CDS encoding sialate O-acetylesterase codes for the protein MKFTFSILALFLALAGHAQTRDTLYLWPDKVPGELKAKRSAIVSGNSSGNVIRLAEVTNPSLVVFEPAKPNSSGVGIIVCPGGGYNILAVDKEGYEIAEWLNSLGYTAFVLQYRIPNKQKGALNDAQRAVRLVRSKAYEYNLHPERIGMIGFSAGASLCARTSTQFKLDSYAKIDAMDEFSCRPNFSMLIYPAYLDKGEKRSLTPELTISKYTPPFFIFGTADDKYGNSSLVMTAALRDKKIPVELHLLGTGGHGYGLRKGNPAAETWPALAEKWLSQMVNSRKFEKHQRVMNFPKSTVYPKKMPKKKDVWVFMMAGQSNMAGRGFVEPQDTITSERILTINKSNEVILAKEPLNFYEPTMKGLDCGVSFANQLLNQVPENVSILLIPTAVGGSSISQWLGDSIHREVQLLSNFKEKMNLAKKYGKLKGILWHQGESDANERCIPKYEERLMKLVSKFRSFAGNKSLPVLIGELGSYSKNKSKWLQINKEIEDYVSKDIHAELIPTADLINRGDSLHFDSQSQRILGKRFADKYIQSRK
- a CDS encoding alpha-L-rhamnosidase C-terminal domain-containing protein, coding for MNISSNSKLYLLSCLFLTLCTLGQAQITKVPTENDFETVLNKAERIVKLADGHYFIDFGKAYFGTVVLHSKQLQKDSLIVRLGEKLTEINQIDRNPGGTIRYQQVKLDQVNANQNMVVNLLADKRNTKPGAIHLPESFGVIMPFRYCEIENLKIPIEELEIWQKGYYYQFNDEAGTFTSSDTVLNAVWDLCKHTIKATSFAGYYVDGDRERIPYEADAYINQLSHYAVDNVYSIARRTNEYFVEHPTWPTEWLLHTVLLYYQDYMYTGDKEMLEKYYDVLKIRTLMDLEREDGLISSKSAKLDGEFKLELGFKKANTRVRDIVDWPAGQKDTGWKLAKKEGERDGYEMVAINTVVNSFYYYNLFLMSEIADCLGKTKDATFFKKKSKKLKKVINNKLFDKSRGIYIDGEGTNHASLHANMFPLAFDLVPEKNKKSVSEFIKTRGMACSVYGAQYLLDALYKANESEYALKLITDTTHDRTWWNMIEIGSTMALEAWDMKYKPNSDWNHAWGTAPLNVITRQMWGVTPKTPGFASVQIKPQLTNLQFSEIKVPTLKGSIEAKYIVSDKNEQIYEIKLPKGMNGEFVLPNSKIKVLLNNCIIKNKKIVKLNEGINTLQIQQ